The nucleotide sequence atacacaatccatgtctcagggattaaaaatccttctttaacctggctcctcccctttatctacactgattgaagtggatttaacatgtgaTAAGggctcatagctttcacctggattcacctggtcagtctaagtcatggaaagagcaggtgttcttaatgttttgtacactcagtgtatgcttCGCTGTCTGTGGTTGTGTAGGTGGACAACGTGAGGCGTGCTGTAGATGGGTTGGAGTCGGCACTGGGCACCATGCGGGCAGAGCAGGAGGTGGGGAGCCGAGCGGTGAGGAAGGGCGAGGCGGAGACACGGCGGGTGGAGGAGGCTCTTCAGAGGCTCCAGAACGAACTGTTGGTCGACCTGTCAGAAGGCATCAAGGAGGTGAAGGAGGCCAGAGAGCGGGACTTCTCTTCCCTGGAGAAGACGGTGGAGGAGCGCCTGGCTGAGTTGAGTGCCTCCATCGCGGACAGCGTGACTGAGTTCACCGAGACCCAGGGTGAGACTCAAAGTCAGCTGGCTGACCTCAAAGCCCGTCTGGATGACATGGAGGACCCGGAGCTGATCAGGCAGGAACTGTCTGCCATTGTCGACACCGTCGCCGGGCTCAGCACCACTAAGCAGGCCACAGATGAGTCTGCCTATTCGCTGAGGGAGCAGATCGCCGCGGTGGGGTCAGAGCTCCAGACCCGTAACCAGGAAATAGCCTCGATGTCACAGGAAGTGGAGGCGGTGAGGTTGCTGGTGCAGGAGACAGCGGGGAGCCTGCGGCAGCAGGTGTCGGGAGCAGAGGCAGGCATCCAGGCGTTGACAGATCAGGACCAGAGCCTGCAGAGCAGCCTGGAGCTGGCCACCGAAGCTCTGCACAGTCTGGAGAAGGAACTGCGGGGGGAATCGGCCAGGGCTGAGCAGAGGTCCGACGGTCTGGAGGTCAGACTAAAAGTGGTGGAGGAGGGCGGAGACTCCCTGGCCGCGTCGCTAACAGACCTGACTTCCAAGGTTGAGGCTCTTCTTGCCAAGTACGATTCCCACGAGAGCACGCTCGCCGCCCAGGGCACGGCAGCCGAGAAGGCCCGGGCCACTCTACAGGGGGAGCTAGAGGAGCTGAAGGGCAGCCTAGAGGAGCTCCAGTCCAACGTGGTCGCACTGAGTGACGCTCAGACCAATCTGTCTTCCAGGGTCTCTAACCTGGGGCTGCAGATAGAGGGGCTGGAGCAGAAGCTGGAAGCCTTGAGGGAAGTCTCCAAGTCAACCAGCCAACCCCCACCAGAGCTGGAGAAGCTGAAGAGCACTGTGGATGGCCTGGTGGGGAAAGCTGCCAAGCTGGAGAGCCATGAGAAGGCCATCGAAGCCCTACAGGGGTCACTACAGAAGACCATTAGCTCATTGGAGGCCTTGACCAAAGCCCCAGCCGAATAGCATGAAGGTGTAAGGGGAGCgtaggaagaagagaaggaggagggggtagtGTTCAGGAGGGGTAGACTGGGTTGGGTCAATGAGAAATGGGGAACGTGGACTGCTGTGAATTTTAACACAACACTGCACtgtagttttttgtttgtttatttgtattttttctcaTTTGAGTTTTTCATTTAGTCAGATTCTGTTACGGGTGGTTTCACAAACCCAATTTGCAATATAAGCTCTTGTTCAGGAGCGTGTTATGGTTTACTGATTGTGTTTTGTTACAAAAATTAAATTGGGCCACCACATTTCTGTGTAGACAAGGCTTTGAATTGATTTACATGTATATTATAAAATCTTcattgtatattgtatgttgctAACTCACTCCAACCGTCTCCGTGACAGATGCAAGGTAGCCATTTTGTACACCACCACACTTCATCAATCTCACTGGAGGTGAGTActgaggtgaaaggtgagagTTGGTCGGTCTGTTTCTAGAAGAAGATCATTGGATAAAGATCATAGAAAATCCTTCATAGGATACAGGCTACAATGTTAAAGCACTCCCAGTTCATTTAAAGGCTCACTCTAGGTATGTgctccctatcccctatatagtgcactacttttgaccagggcccatatggctctAGTAAAAGTAGTGTATTACATTGAGctccaaaagttttgggacagtgacatatttttgttgttttggctctgtactcctgCACTTTGGATTTAAATGATATGACTATGAGGTTGAAGTGCAAACtgtcaactttttttttttttttcatccatATTGAGTGAATAGTTTGGAAATTACAGTACTGTTTGTACATAGTACCCGGTTTTTGTAATGGTGAGAAGTAGGGATTTTTGGGGagtatgatatttatgcctctaactttctcactcattattcacgattaattcaggactatccataatcatggtagcatccacaaaATAATCAAAcagaaaatgcatccaacaaatttgtAGTCACATACTTGATCTAGTCCCCTAAAATTGGGGACAATgaacaaaaagtgctgtaatttctaaacggttcacccaatatggatgaaaattccctcaaattaaagctggcaGTCTGTACTTTAtaccatttcaaatccaaagtacagagccaaaacaacaacaatgcCACTGTCCCAATACTAATGGAGCTCATCGTATATAGGGAATGGGATGCCATTTGACATATAACCTGGCGCTTCAGACTGACTATATAAATGGACTTAATACAGTCTGTGATGCTTCATAAAAAGCTTATTGGAGTATTTAATTAGGAAACACTGCTGGGACAGTCAAGTGAGAATTTATTTAAAGTAATTCATTTTCATCTGAAGAGAGGAGTTGCTTGAGGCTAATTCAATAATTTCCTGATAGGCCAGTCATAACCTGATTTGAGtccgccccacacacacacacacacaaaaccttcCATTCAACAGGTGCCATTGCATCAACATGTACAAGGAAATTCATAAACATGTATAGGGAATACAGAGTACACACAAACTTCAAATTGACATAATTTATTAAGCACAACCCTCACACGAAGAACAACATATCCAAACACCATCTCTGCAGTGTCCTAACACCACTACAATGGGGTTGTGACAGTTTGAAGGAATGGCTACTGTAAATACATGTGGTGTGATCTGTACATGTAATTAGCTTTAGTTAAAACAGTGGTATGGTGTCCACACTCTTTACCCAAAGACCAGCTGCAATCTGCGTCCTAATGTCTGGTTTTCATTTGAGCGATTCCAGGTATGTGTAGGTTCAACTCCATCTTTAGAGATGACATGCCAATGTGCATGTTAAACAAGTTGTGATTGGCTCTCGGGTTGGAGATTGGCCTTTGGTGATTGGCAGCTCATTGTTCAGCTCCGATAGATACTTCCTCCTTCAGACGTATATTTCCTGTAAAACACCTGGAGGCTTACTCAGCAGAATAGCCCTAGAAATCAATAGATTAGCATGCTTCCCTATCCTACATGATCGTGATGTCTGTTCTACACAATATATTTCCATCGGAACATATGGTAACCCACTGAATAAGCCcaaggttgttgttttttttaaatcagaggAGTGCAACGTCAGCAATGTTGCAGATAAAAATGTTAAACAGAACAGAAACAACTCTCAGACATGAATCACAGCTCTATGCCACACATTTCTATCTGCATTGCTCTGCAGTCAGCCCCATTGAATAAACTCCTGGCAACAGATTGTTTACACCAGCAGCGTTCAGTATTCTATTTTAGGTCCCTATACCTTTAAACCACAGACTCATTTCGATTTGATTGATGGCAGAGATGCAGAAACTAGCAGAACTAGCTAGCCATGTGGAACCCCAGGGCATGTATTCAGCACTGTGAACTATTGAGAACATTGCAGGTAGAATGTATAGCGCTGACATCATCATTCCCTATTGTACAGAATCATATTGTAGCAAAACATTCCTCCTGAACAGGCCCCTTAGCCTGAGAATACATACCCATGTTCAGGTCACACAGGGGTCAAGCAGTGTTGTTACAACCCGCCCACTGGCCAGACTGACAACTGATAAGGGGGAAACTGTTCAAGAGACTGCTCACATTCCAAAACTGTGGACCAGCAAGACCTCTCATTCACCATGATTGATGCCATTTTTCAAAAAAATTAAATAACATTCCAGTCTCCTAGGACACAGGTTGGCATTTACTGGGATGATTCAtgtactggaggcagctctgcagggtAGTCACTAGCTGGCGCAgccataaaatctgattttaaaccttaTCCCAAACCACACTACCAACCTTATCCCTAAACCACACTACCAACCTTATCCCTAAACCACACTACCAACCTTATCCCTAAACCACACTACCAACCTTATCCCTAAACCACACTACCAACCTTATCCCTAAACCACACTACCAACCTTATCCCTAAACCACACTACCAACCTTATCCCTAAACCACACTACCAACCTTATCCCTAAACCACACTACCAacaagcacatttttgttttcatgaactTTGACTTTGCCACTGGCCCTTCTAGTGGAAATTGCTCagctctgcctccaggacaagattcaTCGCAATAAACGCCAACCTACTCATATGACAGGTTCATTCAAGGATACAATTTGTAAAGCAAAATACGTCAGTCAGCATTCTAGACAAGAAGCACAGTTAGTctcaacctaaccccaaccccataGGACTTACCTCTCGACCCCCTAAAGATCTGTATACGTATACAGTCAATGGAAAGTATACTGGAATGTACATTATAGGGGGATCAACCTGTTCTTCTGTGGTTTCCATTATATTGCTTACATTAATCAAGATCTCTGGGGGAATCCAGAAGCTGTTGTAAGGGCTAGGTGGGGTCGACCATGGCTGTAGAGAGATCAGCAAACTCTGAGATTTACAAAAACGTGCAAGTTATTGTAAGGGAATGATTGGTGACAAGCTGAACGTTTGCCATTTACTCTGTAGATCTATAGCATATAGAAAAGTACTCATTCACAGCTCTCCTTCCAGTGTCTGAGGGAGGGCTTCGCTCACGTTGACTTTCTGCAGAAGCATCTCTCCTCCCACTACGGGCATCTCAGGCTCAACTATCTGACTCAACTGCTGTGTCACAACTCCTAGGTCCTCCTCCACAGCGCTGAGGTTAGAGAACGTCTGCCGTAGCTCTGcgatgtcctcctccctcctggtcAGATCCTCGGCCAGACGGCCGATCCTCAGGGTCAGCTCATCCACCTGCGGAGCCAGCGCCCCGAAGTCCCGCTTGATGGCCGCCACCTTGGGCTTGAGGTCGCCGGCAAAAGTCACCGTGCGGACCAATCGGGCACGGCCGCTTTCCAGCTCCCTCAGGCGCTCCGAGATCTGCTGGTCGTTGACGAACAGCTCAGGTAGGCGATGTTTGAGCTGCTCCAGGGCTTGGGCGTTGCGCTCCGTGGCGCCCTTAAGGCCCTGGATGCGGTCGATGCTGCCGGCCAGTAGGTCGCCGATACGTTTGACCATGCTGCGTTCGGCCTGGGCGGCCCGCTCCTCCAGCTCCCTTACCTTCTCCAGGAGAGACTCCACCTCCGACTGGAGCCCATCCATCCGACGCACGTCCGTCCGAACCGACGCCACCtag is from Oncorhynchus gorbuscha isolate QuinsamMale2020 ecotype Even-year linkage group LG14, OgorEven_v1.0, whole genome shotgun sequence and encodes:
- the LOC123994388 gene encoding cytoskeleton-associated protein 4-like is translated as MTARNRNKNNLSEKTASSTQDDVAKKSPKPSSNGSSSIQGSGSGSWVKVIAALCYIALVAAAGFAAIYLQQVLKEVHQISSRNEDTVRKNAEVTHKVENVLQQVDNVRRAVDGLESALGTMRAEQEVGSRAVRKGEAETRRVEEALQRLQNELLVDLSEGIKEVKEARERDFSSLEKTVEERLAELSASIADSVTEFTETQGETQSQLADLKARLDDMEDPELIRQELSAIVDTVAGLSTTKQATDESAYSLREQIAAVGSELQTRNQEIASMSQEVEAVRLLVQETAGSLRQQVSGAEAGIQALTDQDQSLQSSLELATEALHSLEKELRGESARAEQRSDGLEVRLKVVEEGGDSLAASLTDLTSKVEALLAKYDSHESTLAAQGTAAEKARATLQGELEELKGSLEELQSNVVALSDAQTNLSSRVSNLGLQIEGLEQKLEALREVSKSTSQPPPELEKLKSTVDGLVGKAAKLESHEKAIEALQGSLQKTISSLEALTKAPAE
- the LOC123994389 gene encoding inhibitor of nuclear factor kappa-B kinase-interacting protein-like isoform X1, producing the protein MPSNEVKQRKKTTAQKQNDEPVETSKYTSEDEAKKAKATEGNSLAETKISSPFSLDVKTITCLLSLIVCIVLIWVVLQQNARFFDVEEKYKLLSGKTARLLEMEEEVIKVSKKCEGVQSLLEHLERQPGGLLPHLEALERDVSQLKDWASGLTEKRGLLQDSVAALTEAVGQIEGRTSAITKDVNTKVASVRTDVRRMDGLQSEVESLLEKVRELEERAAQAERSMVKRIGDLLAGSIDRIQGLKGATERNAQALEQLKHRLPELFVNDQQISERLRELESGRARLVRTVTFAGDLKPKVAAIKRDFGALAPQVDELTLRIGRLAEDLTRREEDIAELRQTFSNLSAVEEDLGVVTQQLSQIVEPEMPVVGGEMLLQKVNVSEALPQTLEGEL